From Papaver somniferum cultivar HN1 unplaced genomic scaffold, ASM357369v1 unplaced-scaffold_99, whole genome shotgun sequence, the proteins below share one genomic window:
- the LOC113346480 gene encoding acetyltransferase At1g77540-like — protein MSRETAAAAGGSSTEAPEIIFNDKERKFETEDKKAYLEYVLRNGGKVMDIVHTFVPSSKRGQGLASILCVSALNHAQEHSLSVVPSCSYVSDTFLPRNPQWSLLVYTGEPKSHM, from the exons ATGTCGCgagaaacagcagcagcagcggGAGGTTCATCAACAGAAGCTCCAGAGATCATATTTAACGACAAGGAACGGAAGTTCGAAACAGAAGACAAGAAAGCGTATCTTGAATATGTGCTAAGAAATGGTGGGAAAGTGATGGATATTGTTCACACCTTTGTTCCTTCTAGCAAGAGAGGTCAAGGTCTTGCTTCCATTCTATGTGTTTCTGCTCTTAATCACGCCCAAGAACATTCCCTCTCTGTTGTCCCGTCTTGCTCTTACGTCTCT GATACATTTCTTCCGCGCAATCCACAATGGAGCTTACTCGTATATACAGGGGAGCCCAAGTCTCACATGTGA
- the LOC113346194 gene encoding F-box protein 7-like yields the protein MASDFGLSIQSDVPPGFQFTPRPWLDLYGVSIKPFIHFGSVASKPFSDPALIHRSLPDELLHEVFARMTPYSLGRAACVCRKWRYTIRNPVFWRSACLKAWQIIGAAENHRIFQSTYQGSWRKMWLLRPRIRTDGLYVSRNTYVHCGTPEWKTSNPVHVVCYFRYIRFYHSGRFLYKNSSQKVKDVVKCMNFRAPKADSVYGDRYTLSDDKVEVAIMYPGSRPTVLRIRMRLRGTTVGANNRMDLLSLVTSGVNENELSGNEDNILGVVEGWQEDETHDPDVPAVSHRRGMTPFVFVPFEEVETTVLNLPVEKMDYFVTG from the exons ATGGCTTCAG ACTTTGGGTTGTCAATACAAAGTGATGTTCCGCCAGGATTCCAGTTTACACCGAGACCTTGGCTTG ATCTCTATGGGGTTAGTATCAAACCCTTCATTCATTTCGGGAGTGTGGCTAGTAAGCCTTTCAGTGACCCAGCTCTCATACACCGTAGCTTACCTGACGAACTGCTACATGAG GTCTTTGCAAGAATGACACCGTATAGCTTAGGCAGGGCAGCATGTGTCTGCCGTAAATGGAGATATACAATTCGAAATCCTGTATTCTGGCGAAGCGCGTGCTTAAAGGCGTGGCAG ATAATTGGAGCTGCAGAAAATCACAGGATTTTTCAGTCTACTTACCAGGGGTCATGGAGAAAAATGTGGCTCTTACGACCTAGAATTCGTACTGATG gTCTATATGTCAGTAGAAACACCTATGTTCATTGCGGAACTCCAGAATGGAAGACTTCAAATCCAGTTCATGTG GTCTGCTATTTCCGTTACATTAGATTTTATCACAGCGGAAGATTCCTCTACAAG AACTCTTCTCAAAAAGTAAAAGATGTCGTGAAGTGCATGAACTTCCGTGCACCTAAAGCTGATTCTGTATATGGTGACCGGTACACTCTGTCGGACGATAAG GTTGAGGTTGCAATTATGTACCCAGGATCACGTCCTACTGTGTTGAGAATCCGCATGAG GCTGAGAGGGACAACCGTGGGGGCGAACAATCGGATGGATTTACTATCCCTTGTTACAAGTGGCGTGAATGAGAATGAGCTTAGTGGAAATGAAGATAATATTCTAGGGGTTGTTGAAGGTTGGCAGGAGGATGAGACACACGACCCTGACGTTCCTGCAGTCTCTCACAGAAGGGGAATGACTCCTTTTGTCTTTGTCCCTTTTGAGGAG GTGGAAACCACAGTTCTTAACCTCCCTGTAGAGAAGATGGACTATTTTGTAACTGGTTGA